The Halotia branconii CENA392 region AAATCCCCAACCACCAGCTAGAACGTAATTGTTCTAAGCTGTTAGCAGCTGAGGTAGTCTGGGGATTAGCTAACAGCCCCATTGACACAGCTAGTAAATTGTTCAATGCATGACAGGCGATCGGGACAATCAATGTGCGGGTTTTGATGTATAAAACCCCCATCACAAGACCAAAAACCGATAATCCCAAGACATTTGCATGTAAAACTCCAAATAACAGCGACGAAACCACCAAAGCAGCTCGAATACCCCACTTAGCCGCCCAACGCTGCAAAATAATTCCCCGAAATAGAAATTCCTCTGCGATGGGAGCAAATATGATGTAAGCGATCGCTCCTAACAGATTAACAAACAGTGGCGCAGAACGACTTGGAGATGGATTGCTAGCAAGTTGGCGCAAAATTCCTTCTACGAAATTAGGAGCGATTAACGATATTAGGGAAAACGATACAAGATAAGCACTAAGGGAAAATAAGATGATGATAATCACCAAGCCTAAAGTTTTAAGCCATTTGTAGTTTTCTGGTACTCTGCCTACTATATATCTGAGATTGATTCCTAAGCGATGCAATTCTACTAATTGCCAAAGACAAAGTAACCCAAATATTAAAAAGTAGAGGCTTAAACTCAAGACTTGATTATTCAATTTCAGTTTACTAATCCCTTGTACTAACCCTAGTACAATACCTAGACTCAAGCTAATCAGCAAACCCCGCAATAGTAAATTGCGAACTTTAAGCTTGTGGAATGGGTGATCAAGATACTGATTTGTCATAAATAATATAGTGGGCGATCGCCAATAATTTTTTTGCTCTTACCGAACTAAGGCGATTGATTAAACACCCACTTTAGCCACTGCTGAAAGGAAGTTACAGGATTTAAGGGATGAACTCCAGGCGCACGGGCAGCTACAAGTCCGTTCACTGCAACTAATGCCGAATACTGCAAGCCCAAAAAACTATCAACTGCTGCATAAGGACCACCTAGGGTAATTGCCCCAGACGCATACATTTGACCTTTTGCACTACGCATTTCTACTAATTCAAAATTGTTGGCTACCACCAACCGCCCTAGATAATTCAACGGCAGACTGTAATGTTTCACCAAATCAGCCAGCAAAGGATTTGCTTCCACCTTGGCATCAAGTCCGGTAGCATCAACAATAAAGTCAGCCGCTAGTTTCATTTCTCCCAAGCCTTTTTCTTTGATATGGGTAATAGTGCGATTTTGAGCATCTTGTTCTACACTTAAAACTTCGCCAAAAGTAATTTGATACCAACCTTCTTTTAACCCTTGTTCGGTAATCTGCTGCCAGTCATAGCGATCTGCGGTAGTTGTACCGCCCCAGTCTGCTAATAAACGCTGGCGTTCTTCAGGACTAGCATTTTCTAACATGACACGGAGTTCACCACCCCAACAAGCTTTCGGCCAGTTAAACGGTTGAAATTCGTAGTGATTTTTGACTAGCCGCTGAGACTTTTGAAATTTGTTACCTTGAGGTTTAGGCGATCGCATTAAATGCAAAACTGTGATCTTCTGATTTCGCTTTCTCGCTTCATAAATCCGCTGCACAATCCGCGAAGCTACAATTCCTCGCCCCCGAATCAAGACAGTACCACCTTGTCTTTCTAGTTGCTCATAAACATGGTCGTGTGCTTCATAAGCATTGACAACAGACTTAAAATCTTGATATTTTCCCCTATAAGCTTGTAAATCTGGAAGAAACTGGATAGCTGGATATCCAGTAGCTAAATGTAAATAACGACTAACTAAAAAAGCATAGTTGCCTGGGCCGCGAGAATAAGCTACGCAATATCTGCCATCATCAGTTTTGCGAATTGCCCTAACTCGCCCATAGCGATAGATTTGATTCCAGCCAATGCGCTTGACCTCTCGATCTATCGAATCGAAGACATTACCTGCGCGGGGCGTATAAGTTTCGGCAAAGGTTGGTTCAGCGAACACCTGCCATAAATACTTGAACATTGAATTAAACTGACCTTTGCTCAAATCATGCCAAGCTTCCCTCAAAGCGTAACTAGGCCAGCCCCAAATATTATCAGGGCAAGAGTCAGAATTAGAACGTAATCTTTCATATAAAGGAATTTGCGAATTAAGACAGAGGCGTTTGTAACGCGCATACGGTTCACTCTCCAATCCCAAAGCCACGATTCGATCAGCACGTACACCACTAATTCGCAGTAAATCAACCCACACAAAACTACCTAGTCCTGCCCCAATTGCCAAATAATCACATTCATCTACTGGTAAACCTGTAGCGTGAAGTGCTTGTACAACCACTTTTTCTGCCTGAAATGCTGGTGGTGGAAAAGTGCTACTTATGGGTGATATCGGCTGAGCTACTGGAGGTAAGCTAGGGTCTGGGAGATTAGTATTAGGGTTAAACTGAATCATTGACGGCGGACTGGTGGCTTGTGTAGTTGCGTTAACATTAAACCTCACCGTCATCATGTAAGGGCCAATTTGCAAAGTATCCCCATTAGTTAGGGTACTACGCACCTGTCGCTGACCATTGACGAATACACCGTTAACGCTGCCTTGATCAATTACCACCAATTGGTTGTGTTCATAGTCAATCAAAGCGTGATAACGAGAAACTTCGTTACTGTTAAGCAACATTCTGGCAACGCGCTTACCTGCTAGTTCAGCAGGTAAACGGGCGAACTCTCGACCAAAAGCGATGGGTACACTCAAATTTGGTTCTCGCTGTTCTCCCGTCGCCGGATCTTCCCAACTTAATTGAATTTGTAAGTTAGTCATTGTTGGTCAGTTGTCAGTTGTCAGTTGTCATTGGTCAGTTGTTATTCTTATTGCTTCCCCTGCCTCCCCTGCCTCCCCTGCTTAATTACTAGGTGCTACTAATACACTCACTGCCGCAGCTAAAGATGTACCACACCAAGGACAGCCAATTTGCAGATTTTCACCAGGGGAAACTTTATGACATTTAGGACACTCTAAGCCATAAATTCCTTGTGGTGGTGTTGGTGGATGGTAATGATGCCTCGGCTGTACTTGTGGCTGCTGTGGATGCAGATTTGCTACTGCTGGTTGTGGTGGTACTAATATAGTTGCTGGAATATTATTAATTGCAACAGCAGTAACTTGGAATTGCATTTGACCCAAACAAATCACACTTCCTTGATTTAAAGGCATTTCACCTTGGGCTAGTTGCTGTCCATTTATTAAGGGGGGATTTTGCGATCGCAGATTTCTAATTAAAAACTGTTGCTGTTGAGGATGAAAAAATATTTCTACATGTAGACCAGATACGGTCGGGTTACTTACAACAATATCGCACCGCACTGGATCACGACCGATGCGGACAGTTCCAGTATTTTTGCTGGGTTGTTGTTCATAAATATTCTGTGTTTTATCTTGACCTGCATCGTGCCACTGCAAAGTTAGTGCATTCATTGTTTTAATGTAGCTACTTCAACTTCTTCCTGTGCGATTCCTAACACGAGTCAGTAGTAGCAAGCAAGTATTTAGAACAAACTTCAACAAATCAATATCGATATTATTTGCTTGATCTTGCAGATGCTAGTTTGTCAGCAATACGTGTGGTTTCTGGTAGTCGATATTTGGGTGTACAGCGTAGTACATAGTTAATTGCTGTAGATAAACTCACTTTATGACCACTAGAGACATACACAGGTTTGACTTTTGTCCGCGATCGCAAAGCGGCCCCTATTATTTCGCCTTTGTGTATCAATGGTTGCCAATTACCTCTAGTTTCTGGTAATTCTTCATGCTTACCAATTAACAATGATTTTGCTACACCAATGGTAGGCAGATCCAACAGTAAACCTAAATGACTGGCTATACCCAATCTTCGAGGATGGGCAATGCCTTGACCATCACACAAAATAATATCTGGTGTTGTTTCTACTTTTTCTAAGGCATCCAATACCGCTGGGATTTCCCGAAATGAAAGGAAACCAGGAATATAGGGAAATGATGTCGGACGGTAGGCTAAAGTTGTCTCGACTACTTGCAAATCAGGAAAACTCAGCACTGCTACTGCTGCCCGGCTAATCGTTCCATTGGCTTCAAAGCCCATATCCACACCAGCAACGTACTGCACAGATTCTTGAAGTTGATCTTCAGTAATTACTTGATTCCGTAACTTTTCTTGGATAGCTATAGCTTCCTCAACTGTCAAAGGCCAAGCATGACTTTGATAAATTTTCATATTTAAAAGCTGTATTTAATGATTAAATTCAATTGATTAGCATCTTTTAATATAGAAAAAACAACACTTTCTACTATTTTGATAATTGTACAAAATTTGTATAATCAATTAGTTTGTCTACGCGGACTTTGCTTGTATAGTGACGAATTATCTTCGCCCAAAACTTTTAAAACTTTTGAAACAACTCAGTAAATTTGTATTTATTTTCTGTTTCCTGTGTTTACGCTTTTTATCATAAACTCAACCAACTAAAAACCTGTTGGGCTGTTAGTTCCAATTCAATACCCTCAAGAATTGGTAATTTATCAGCACCTTCATATAATTCCACTCGTTGACCAGGAAAAATCCCTAGCACACTTTCATCTTCCGGATTGATTAACCAGCCAATTTCAGTACCATTGCGTGAACAATGCAATAACTTACTCAATACTTTTTTTAACCTTTGGTCTGGGGAAAGAATCTTAATTGCCCAGTCGGGATGAATTTCAAAGCGATTAACAATTCTGCCAGATGAAGTTTTAGGGATTCTATGCCAGCGAAACACAGACACATCAGGAACAACAGAAGCACCGCCAAAGGTACAACGCAGTTCTGGCAAAGCGTAAGCAATTTTTTGGCTTTTAGCTATGCCGTTTATTGTTTCGCAAAAAGTAGCTTGGAGCAAGCTATGTTCACCTTGAGGCATGGGTTTTTGAATGATGTCTCCATTGATAAAATCTGATGCTGGTTCAGTTTCCGGTAGTTTGAGGAACGCGTCTAAAGTTAGTTGGGGTTGACTGGCAATAGTCATAAGTAAATAACAAAGGCTAGGGGAAAATAGTATCTGTGGTTAGAAAAAATGGGCGATCGCATCTTGACAGGAGCGATCGCCCAAAAGTTAATTAATTACACAGCTTGATAGCTAGCAGAGTAAGTCTCTTTTAGCGATTGCCAACGAAAAGTGCGATCGCCACCTCTTTCAACAATCACCTTAACTCGTGGTTCTAAGCTAGGCAAAGTTGCTAAAAATTCCACTTCCTGATCAGAAAGAATATGTCCTTCTATCATCCACACAACTAACCCCTTTGACTTTGGTGATAGCTGTTCTAGTTGATAGTTAACAATCGGCGGCAAATAATATGTATAACCTACTGCCGCGCCACTACCAGTACTTTTCTTACCTAGATGTGGCGGCCTCACTCCATGAACTCCTGTCAGATAAGCAGCTACATCACCCAACCCCCTAGCGGTAATGTGGAGGGTAGTATAACCAGCCGCCCGCAGTCGCCGTTGATATCTACCTTCAAATCCTCCCTCCAAAGGAATATACACGCCAAGAGAGCCAAATTTTTCCAGATCGCGAATTAAACCGTTGCCAGTGGTAATTAGTGCCATAGATTTTTGTTTTGTCCCACCTAGATATCTCTATTATTTACTGTCAACGGAGTGATTAACTCAGATAACTAACGTATAAGTTTAGATTAGCTTCCTCATACCCCATTGCAAAGTCACAAATTGATCTAAAAAAATATAGACAAAGATAATGAAATGATTTATATTATTAGATTGTGACCAAACGCCTAAAATAGAATACCTTTTACTGCCATTGAAAACTGGTGTTAGCATTAAAAGCTGATGACTCAAATTTAAAGAGTATAAGCTAGTTTAAATTGGCAGCAAACTGGTAAACTAGAAAAGCTTTCAGGTCAAGACAAGGAGCCAGAGGCCAAAAAACCAAAGCTCCAGACTACAATCACTCCTGTAGCCCCTAAAAAAACCAGACAAGACCTTAAGCTATAGTTTAAGGTGTTTAGTGGAGTAGAAACTGAGCAGTGATGTTGGTTTATGACGTTGCATCAGCCTCAGTTAACGGATACTGAGCGAAAAAGCAACGCTTAAGTCCTACTACAATCAGCAAAGTGCCAAAGCAGATGCTTGGACGAAAGCATTGCTGCACGAAGCGCAAAGCTCTAAAGCATTGCCTCAATTCCAGAAGTTATTGCTTTCCATTGGGAAGAAGCTTGTGGCTGTTCTGGTAAGAGGGTGAGTGAAAATAAACGGATTCATCAAGCAGTAAAGGCACAGCTTGTTGTGTCCAGGAGAAATTGCCACGGCATTCTAGAGGATCGTCCACCCTCAACCAACGGCTACACAGCGTGTCTTAACAGAATCCAATTCCAAGGTCAGTAAGTAGAAAGGAGAGCCAGTTACTGTGTCTGTAGGTATTCTCGGCACCAAGCTGGGCATGACCCAAGTGTTTGACGAAGCAGGAGTAGCTATTCCTGTCACCGTAGTTCAAGCTGGTCCATGCACCGTTACCCAAATTAAAACGAAACAGACTGATGGTTACGCCGCCATTCAAGTCGGCTTTGGCGCAGTCAAACCAAAGGCATTAAACAGACCGCTACTAGGTCATCTGGCAAAATCATCTGCCCCTGCGTTGCGTCACTTAAACGAGTATCACACAGATGCCACTAGTGATTATGCTTTAGGTCAAGAGATTAAAGCAGATATTTTTAGTGTTGGTCAAATTGTAGATGTAGTTGGTACAAGTATCGGTCGCGGTTTCGCCGGCAACCAAAAGCGTAATAATTTTGGTCGTGGGCCGATGTCTCACGGTTCCAAAAATCACAGAGCGCCAGGTTCCATCGGTGCTGGTACGACACCCGGTCGTGTTTATCCCGGTAAACGGATGGCAGGGCGTTTAGGCGGAAAGCGCATCACAATCAGCAAGTTGACTGTAGTGCGAGTAGATGTAGAACGCAACTTACTGCTAATTAAAGGAGCCATTCCTGGTAAACCAGGTTCCTTAGTGAATGTTCTACCCGCAAAGAAAGTTGGTAGCAAAAAATAGCTGTTAGCCGTCAGTTGTTAGTCACTACTGACCACTGACCACACTTCTAACTACGCGGTAGTTGAATCTCGACTTCGCTCGATTGCCACGCAGTCGAAACTCAGTGCATCGCTGACAACTGACAAAGGACATAAAAATGGTAGAAAGTGTAGTTAAAAATTGGCAAGGAGAACAAGTCGGACAGACGACCTTTGAATTGCGAGTTGCTAAAGAAGAAACAGCAGCACACGTAGTGCATAGAGCATTGGTTCGGCAAATGACCAATTCTCGTCAAGGAACAGCCAGTACAAAAACTCGTGCAGAAGTTAGAGGCGGCGGTCGAAAACCTTGGCGGCAAAAAGGTACAGGCCGCGCCCGTGCCGGATCTATTCGTTCACCATTATGGCGTGGTGGTGGCGTAATTTTTGGGCCTAAGCCTAGAGACTTCAACGTCAAGTTAAATCGCAAAGAACGGCGTTTAGCATTGCGGACAGCACTGGTAAGCCGTGCTGACGACTTGATCGTGGTAGAAGAATTTAGCAACGAGCTAGCCCGCCCGAAAACTAAAGAATTGATAGCAGCGCTAACTCGTTGGGGCGTAGAACCAGATAATAAAGCACTATTAATTTTGGCTGACATTGCGGAGAACGTTTATTTGTCTGCCCGCAACGTACAGAATTTAAAGCTAATACCAGCTGACCAGCTAAACGTTTATGATTTGCTGCACGCTGACAAAATTGTCGTTACGGCATCAGCCCTAGAAAAAATTCAGGAGGTCTATAGTGCCTAACCTTGACCCCCGTCACCTTGCTGATTTAGTGCGTCGCCCAATTGTTACAGAAAAAGCGACCATCTTGATGGAGCAGAACAAATACACATTTGAAGTCACTCCTAAAGCAAGCAAGCCAGAAATTAAAGCAGCAATTGAAGACTTGTTTCAAGTCAAAGTTGTCAAAATCAATACTGCATTACCCCCACGTAAAAAACGGCGTGTAGGTAAATTTATTGGTTATAAACCCCAATACAAACGAGCCATCGTCACTGTCGCGTCTGGGGATGAAGAGAAGATTAGACAAGTTCTGTTCCCAGAACTTTAAAAAGTTATGAATGATGAGTTACGAATTATCGCTAACTCCTAACTTCTAACTTAAAACTCACAACTCGAAATTTAATTATGGGTACTCGTTCTTATCGCCCCTATACCCCCAGTAC contains the following coding sequences:
- a CDS encoding CPBP family intramembrane glutamic endopeptidase encodes the protein MTNQYLDHPFHKLKVRNLLLRGLLISLSLGIVLGLVQGISKLKLNNQVLSLSLYFLIFGLLCLWQLVELHRLGINLRYIVGRVPENYKWLKTLGLVIIIILFSLSAYLVSFSLISLIAPNFVEGILRQLASNPSPSRSAPLFVNLLGAIAYIIFAPIAEEFLFRGIILQRWAAKWGIRAALVVSSLLFGVLHANVLGLSVFGLVMGVLYIKTRTLIVPIACHALNNLLAVSMGLLANPQTTSAANSLEQLRSSWWLGILLMLVSLSLLVRFFSRNWPYKDASVPYLVNASQAKM
- a CDS encoding FHA domain-containing protein, giving the protein MTNLQIQLSWEDPATGEQREPNLSVPIAFGREFARLPAELAGKRVARMLLNSNEVSRYHALIDYEHNQLVVIDQGSVNGVFVNGQRQVRSTLTNGDTLQIGPYMMTVRFNVNATTQATSPPSMIQFNPNTNLPDPSLPPVAQPISPISSTFPPPAFQAEKVVVQALHATGLPVDECDYLAIGAGLGSFVWVDLLRISGVRADRIVALGLESEPYARYKRLCLNSQIPLYERLRSNSDSCPDNIWGWPSYALREAWHDLSKGQFNSMFKYLWQVFAEPTFAETYTPRAGNVFDSIDREVKRIGWNQIYRYGRVRAIRKTDDGRYCVAYSRGPGNYAFLVSRYLHLATGYPAIQFLPDLQAYRGKYQDFKSVVNAYEAHDHVYEQLERQGGTVLIRGRGIVASRIVQRIYEARKRNQKITVLHLMRSPKPQGNKFQKSQRLVKNHYEFQPFNWPKACWGGELRVMLENASPEERQRLLADWGGTTTADRYDWQQITEQGLKEGWYQITFGEVLSVEQDAQNRTITHIKEKGLGEMKLAADFIVDATGLDAKVEANPLLADLVKHYSLPLNYLGRLVVANNFELVEMRSAKGQMYASGAITLGGPYAAVDSFLGLQYSALVAVNGLVAARAPGVHPLNPVTSFQQWLKWVFNQSP
- a CDS encoding FHA domain-containing protein, with translation MNALTLQWHDAGQDKTQNIYEQQPSKNTGTVRIGRDPVRCDIVVSNPTVSGLHVEIFFHPQQQQFLIRNLRSQNPPLINGQQLAQGEMPLNQGSVICLGQMQFQVTAVAINNIPATILVPPQPAVANLHPQQPQVQPRHHYHPPTPPQGIYGLECPKCHKVSPGENLQIGCPWCGTSLAAAVSVLVAPSN
- the nfi gene encoding deoxyribonuclease V (cleaves DNA at apurinic or apyrimidinic sites), which produces MKIYQSHAWPLTVEEAIAIQEKLRNQVITEDQLQESVQYVAGVDMGFEANGTISRAAVAVLSFPDLQVVETTLAYRPTSFPYIPGFLSFREIPAVLDALEKVETTPDIILCDGQGIAHPRRLGIASHLGLLLDLPTIGVAKSLLIGKHEELPETRGNWQPLIHKGEIIGAALRSRTKVKPVYVSSGHKVSLSTAINYVLRCTPKYRLPETTRIADKLASARSSK
- a CDS encoding Uma2 family endonuclease, whose amino-acid sequence is MTIASQPQLTLDAFLKLPETEPASDFINGDIIQKPMPQGEHSLLQATFCETINGIAKSQKIAYALPELRCTFGGASVVPDVSVFRWHRIPKTSSGRIVNRFEIHPDWAIKILSPDQRLKKVLSKLLHCSRNGTEIGWLINPEDESVLGIFPGQRVELYEGADKLPILEGIELELTAQQVFSWLSL
- a CDS encoding NAD(P)H-quinone oxidoreductase subunit N — protein: MALITTGNGLIRDLEKFGSLGVYIPLEGGFEGRYQRRLRAAGYTTLHITARGLGDVAAYLTGVHGVRPPHLGKKSTGSGAAVGYTYYLPPIVNYQLEQLSPKSKGLVVWMIEGHILSDQEVEFLATLPSLEPRVKVIVERGGDRTFRWQSLKETYSASYQAV
- the rplC gene encoding 50S ribosomal protein L3, yielding MSVGILGTKLGMTQVFDEAGVAIPVTVVQAGPCTVTQIKTKQTDGYAAIQVGFGAVKPKALNRPLLGHLAKSSAPALRHLNEYHTDATSDYALGQEIKADIFSVGQIVDVVGTSIGRGFAGNQKRNNFGRGPMSHGSKNHRAPGSIGAGTTPGRVYPGKRMAGRLGGKRITISKLTVVRVDVERNLLLIKGAIPGKPGSLVNVLPAKKVGSKK
- the rplD gene encoding 50S ribosomal protein L4, with the protein product MVESVVKNWQGEQVGQTTFELRVAKEETAAHVVHRALVRQMTNSRQGTASTKTRAEVRGGGRKPWRQKGTGRARAGSIRSPLWRGGGVIFGPKPRDFNVKLNRKERRLALRTALVSRADDLIVVEEFSNELARPKTKELIAALTRWGVEPDNKALLILADIAENVYLSARNVQNLKLIPADQLNVYDLLHADKIVVTASALEKIQEVYSA
- a CDS encoding 50S ribosomal protein L23; the encoded protein is MPNLDPRHLADLVRRPIVTEKATILMEQNKYTFEVTPKASKPEIKAAIEDLFQVKVVKINTALPPRKKRRVGKFIGYKPQYKRAIVTVASGDEEKIRQVLFPEL